In a genomic window of Bradyrhizobium ontarionense:
- a CDS encoding ABC transporter permease translates to MKAPAARRLRWPNVPVSVTIAVCWILAMLVLAMFADQVAPYGFTKFDLRNRLALPGNAAHWLGTDELGRDVLSRLIVSIRISLLIAFGATAISAIAGTTLGFLAAHFRGLVEQFVLMLADFQASMPFLILALAVLAFFGNSLPLLIGLMGLFGWERYARIARGLAISANAQGYAAAVRQLGATPQRVYLRHILPNIASTLIVSMTLVFPEVILLESGLSFLGLGVQPPMTSLGNMVGYGREYLTRAPWIMLAPAATIVLTTLAVSMIGDWLRDRLDPTLQ, encoded by the coding sequence ATGAAGGCGCCGGCGGCGCGGCGGCTGCGCTGGCCGAACGTTCCCGTCTCTGTCACGATTGCCGTGTGTTGGATCCTGGCGATGCTGGTGCTGGCCATGTTCGCCGATCAGGTCGCTCCCTACGGCTTCACCAAGTTCGACCTGCGCAACCGCCTGGCCCTGCCGGGCAATGCCGCGCATTGGCTCGGCACCGACGAGCTCGGCCGCGACGTGCTGTCCCGATTGATCGTCTCGATCCGGATCTCGCTCCTGATCGCGTTCGGTGCCACCGCGATCTCCGCGATCGCCGGCACCACACTGGGCTTTCTCGCCGCGCATTTCCGCGGCCTGGTCGAACAATTCGTGCTGATGCTCGCCGACTTCCAAGCCAGCATGCCGTTCCTGATCCTGGCGCTGGCGGTGCTCGCCTTCTTCGGCAACTCGCTGCCGCTGCTGATCGGACTGATGGGCCTGTTCGGCTGGGAGCGCTATGCCCGCATCGCGCGCGGGCTTGCGATCTCGGCCAACGCGCAAGGCTACGCCGCGGCCGTCCGCCAGCTCGGTGCGACGCCGCAGCGGGTCTATCTCAGGCACATCCTGCCGAACATCGCCTCGACCTTGATCGTGTCGATGACGCTGGTGTTCCCGGAAGTGATCCTGCTGGAGTCCGGGCTGTCCTTCCTCGGCCTCGGCGTGCAGCCGCCGATGACCAGCCTCGGCAACATGGTCGGCTATGGCCGCGAATATCTGACGCGCGCGCCCTGGATCATGCTGGCCCCCGCGGCCACGATCGTGCTGACCACGCTTGCCGTGTCCATGATCGGCGACTGGCTGCGCGACAGGCTCGATCCGACGCTGCAATAG
- a CDS encoding ABC transporter substrate-binding protein, protein MFRRLSIIALAALVAAVASPVAAQKKDSVIVGMTLEPPGLDPTNAAAAAIAEVTLYNVYETLTKINEDGSVSPLLAQSWQASPDLKSYTFKLLKGVKFQNGEAFDSSTVKFTFERAGAANSTNKDKAVFQAMEQVAAPDPDTVVVTMKYSEPNLPFLLGQASASIVEPKSAPTNVTQPVGTGPYTLGAWAKGSSLTLNKWPDYRNAAAVKLSKVTIRFISDPAAQVAALLSGDVEAFPRGTSARSLAQFKSDPRFTVLIGGSKAKTIVTINNKKKPLDDVRVRRAILAAIDRKAMIEGAVEGLGTPIGSFYVPGSLGYVDTTDINPYDPEKAKKLLAEAGVTTPLQLSLRLPPPAYARQGGEVLAAQLAKAGIVAKIENLEWAAWLSQVFNGPHDFDLTIVSHVEPFDLVKFTDSNYYFGYHSEAFNKLYQSIVDAPGEADRAKLLGDAQRMLATDAAAGFLFQPQWITIINKKLKGVWKDVPQFENDFSNWSWE, encoded by the coding sequence ATGTTCAGAAGACTATCCATCATTGCCTTGGCTGCGCTCGTCGCGGCCGTTGCGTCGCCGGTCGCGGCCCAGAAAAAGGACAGCGTCATCGTCGGCATGACCCTGGAGCCGCCGGGTCTCGATCCGACCAACGCGGCTGCCGCGGCAATTGCCGAGGTGACGCTCTACAACGTCTACGAGACGCTAACCAAGATCAACGAGGACGGCTCGGTGTCGCCGCTGCTGGCGCAGAGCTGGCAGGCCTCGCCCGACCTGAAGAGCTACACGTTCAAGCTCCTCAAGGGTGTGAAATTCCAGAATGGCGAGGCGTTCGATTCCTCGACGGTGAAGTTCACCTTCGAACGCGCCGGTGCCGCCAACAGCACCAACAAGGACAAGGCGGTGTTCCAGGCGATGGAGCAGGTCGCGGCGCCGGATCCGGACACGGTCGTGGTGACCATGAAGTATTCGGAGCCGAACCTGCCGTTCCTGCTCGGGCAGGCCTCCGCGTCGATCGTGGAGCCGAAGAGCGCGCCGACCAACGTGACGCAGCCGGTCGGCACCGGGCCGTACACGCTGGGCGCATGGGCCAAGGGCTCGTCGCTGACCTTGAACAAATGGCCCGATTATCGCAACGCGGCCGCGGTCAAGCTGTCGAAGGTGACGATCCGCTTCATCTCCGATCCGGCCGCGCAGGTCGCCGCGCTGTTGTCGGGCGACGTCGAGGCTTTCCCGCGCGGCACGTCGGCGCGCAGCTTGGCGCAGTTCAAGTCCGATCCGCGCTTCACCGTGCTGATCGGCGGCTCGAAGGCCAAGACCATCGTCACCATCAACAACAAGAAGAAGCCGCTCGACGACGTCCGCGTCCGCCGCGCCATCCTGGCGGCGATCGACCGCAAGGCCATGATCGAAGGCGCCGTCGAAGGCTTGGGAACGCCGATCGGCAGCTTCTACGTGCCGGGCTCGCTCGGCTATGTCGATACCACCGACATCAACCCCTACGACCCTGAGAAGGCCAAGAAGCTTCTCGCCGAGGCCGGTGTCACCACGCCGCTGCAGCTCAGCCTGCGGCTGCCGCCGCCGGCCTATGCGCGCCAGGGCGGCGAGGTGCTCGCGGCCCAGCTTGCCAAGGCCGGCATCGTCGCCAAGATCGAGAACCTCGAATGGGCGGCGTGGCTCTCGCAAGTCTTCAACGGCCCGCACGATTTCGACCTGACCATCGTCTCGCACGTCGAGCCGTTCGATCTGGTGAAATTCACCGACAGCAACTACTATTTCGGCTATCATTCCGAGGCCTTCAACAAGCTGTACCAGTCGATCGTCGATGCGCCCGGCGAGGCGGACCGCGCCAAGCTGCTCGGCGATGCCCAGCGCATGCTGGCGACCGACGCTGCGGCGGGATTCCTGTTCCAGCCGCAGTGGATCACGATCATCAACAAGAAGCTGAAGGGCGTCTGGAAGGACGTGCCGCAGTTCGAGAACGATTTCTCGAACTGGTCGTGGGAATGA
- a CDS encoding ABC transporter ATP-binding protein — protein MATQIAAETPLLEVKDLMQRYALPRESLLRPPGQVLALNGVSLTVMPGRSLGIVGESGSGKSTLARLIMALERPSSGSVLMAGRDLDQLSADELRRARRDFQMVFQDPYGSLDPRQTIARIVAEPLTALEKPGRDELRTRVAAALRQVGLRDADIDKYPHEFSGGQRQRIAIARALITQPKLIVADEPVSALDVSVQAQVLNLMQDLQEQFGLSYVLISHDLAVVDYLCDEVAVMYLGRIVERGRPEDLFGQCAHPYTRALLDAVPRAQAGAVRRRREGAAIASQSVGTAGCAYAPRCPLADAHCRETAPALRALTGQHSAACHKAENVMTLPALAAPEHLPLVSDQL, from the coding sequence ATGGCGACGCAAATCGCGGCCGAGACGCCGCTGCTCGAGGTCAAAGATCTCATGCAGCGCTATGCGCTGCCGCGCGAAAGCCTGCTGCGGCCGCCCGGACAGGTGCTCGCGCTCAACGGCGTATCGCTCACAGTGATGCCCGGCAGGAGCCTCGGCATCGTCGGCGAGTCCGGCTCCGGCAAGTCGACCCTGGCGCGGCTGATCATGGCACTGGAGCGGCCGTCGTCGGGATCGGTGCTGATGGCGGGACGCGATCTCGATCAACTATCAGCGGATGAGCTGCGGCGCGCCCGCCGCGACTTCCAGATGGTGTTCCAGGATCCCTACGGATCGCTCGATCCGCGCCAGACCATCGCGCGCATCGTCGCCGAGCCGCTGACGGCATTGGAAAAGCCGGGCAGGGACGAGCTGCGAACGCGGGTCGCGGCCGCGCTGCGCCAGGTCGGGTTGCGCGACGCCGACATCGACAAATATCCGCATGAGTTCTCCGGCGGCCAGCGCCAGCGCATCGCCATCGCGCGCGCGCTGATCACCCAGCCGAAGCTGATCGTCGCCGACGAGCCGGTCTCGGCACTCGACGTCTCGGTGCAGGCGCAGGTGCTCAACCTGATGCAGGACCTGCAGGAGCAGTTCGGCCTGAGCTATGTGCTGATCAGCCATGATCTCGCGGTCGTCGACTATCTCTGCGACGAGGTCGCGGTGATGTATCTCGGCCGCATCGTGGAGCGGGGACGGCCCGAGGATTTGTTCGGCCAGTGCGCCCATCCCTACACGCGCGCGCTGTTGGACGCGGTGCCGCGGGCGCAGGCCGGCGCCGTCAGACGCCGACGCGAGGGGGCTGCGATCGCATCGCAATCCGTCGGTACGGCCGGGTGCGCCTACGCGCCGCGCTGTCCGCTCGCCGACGCGCATTGCCGCGAGACGGCGCCGGCCTTGCGGGCGCTCACCGGGCAACATTCTGCGGCCTGCCACAAGGCGGAAAACGTGATGACGCTGCCGGCGCTGGCCGCGCCGGAACACCTGCCTCTTGTATCCGATCAGCTTTGA
- a CDS encoding ABC transporter ATP-binding protein → MSASDQVLLDVAGLGIQLDTSRGPAKAVRGVSFTLRRGETLGIVGESGCGKSITALALMGLLPDSAVVSGSIKLDGRELVGLDDADYCKLRGNRISMIFQEPMTALNPMHTIGHQVAEPLLRHTGCSAADARRQAIALLDRVGLPDAVRRFDAYPHQFSGGQRQRVTIAMALACKPDVLIADEPTTALDVTIQRQILDLIADLVAERGMAMILISHDLGVIAENVQRMIVMYGGTVVESGTTDAVFSRMGHPYTQGLFRARPRLGARKGTRLATIAGTVPELADLPAGCPFADRCTLVIDACRAALPPAVEIGAGHGVRCIRTDVALTRDPVGVIA, encoded by the coding sequence ATGAGCGCGAGCGATCAGGTTCTGCTCGATGTCGCCGGTCTCGGCATCCAGCTCGACACCAGCCGCGGCCCGGCCAAGGCCGTGCGCGGGGTGTCCTTCACGCTTCGTCGTGGCGAGACTCTCGGCATCGTCGGCGAGTCCGGCTGCGGCAAGTCGATCACGGCGCTGGCCCTGATGGGACTGTTGCCGGACAGCGCCGTCGTCAGCGGCAGCATCAAGCTCGACGGCCGTGAGCTGGTCGGCCTTGATGATGCTGACTACTGCAAGCTGCGCGGCAACCGCATCAGCATGATCTTCCAGGAGCCGATGACGGCGCTGAACCCGATGCACACGATCGGCCATCAGGTGGCGGAGCCGCTGCTGCGCCACACCGGCTGCTCGGCGGCCGACGCGCGGCGGCAGGCAATCGCCTTGCTGGACCGGGTCGGACTGCCCGACGCCGTCAGGCGCTTCGATGCCTATCCGCATCAGTTCTCAGGCGGCCAGCGCCAGCGCGTCACCATTGCGATGGCGCTGGCCTGCAAGCCGGACGTGCTGATCGCGGACGAGCCGACCACGGCGCTCGACGTCACGATCCAGCGCCAGATCCTCGATCTGATTGCCGATCTCGTGGCCGAGCGGGGCATGGCGATGATCCTGATCTCGCACGATCTCGGCGTCATCGCCGAGAATGTGCAGCGCATGATCGTGATGTATGGCGGGACGGTCGTCGAGAGCGGCACGACGGACGCCGTGTTCTCGCGCATGGGCCATCCCTACACGCAGGGCCTGTTCCGGGCGCGGCCGCGCCTCGGCGCCCGCAAGGGCACGCGGCTCGCCACCATCGCCGGCACCGTGCCCGAGCTGGCCGATCTTCCGGCCGGCTGTCCGTTCGCCGATCGCTGTACGCTGGTCATCGACGCCTGCCGCGCGGCACTGCCGCCTGCGGTCGAGATCGGCGCAGGGCACGGCGTCCGTTGCATCCGGACCGATGTCGCGCTCACCCGTGATCCGGTGGGAGTCATCGCTTGA